The Alphaproteobacteria bacterium sequence GAAAGTCGCCAAAGGCGAGGTCTTAATCTGTTCAACCACTACTGAGCGCGGAAACGACAACCTTCACCCACTGACCGAGGCCTTCACGCACGACCAAGGTTGGCGCATCAATGGCACCAAGCACTTCGTCACCATGTCGCCGGTGGCGACCCACATCGCGACCAACGTACGGATGCGCGACGACACAGGCGATCATATCACCAACGTCCTCTTTCCGATGACGACGCCCGGTGTCCGCCAGCACGGCAATTGGGACGCTCTCGGCATGCGAGCCTCCGGCAGCCAATCCGTCAGTTTCGACGACTGCATTGTGCCAGCGGACGCGCTCCGCAAGATCGGCCCTTGGGGGCGGTGGAGCATCCCGGTTCTCGTGAACCGCACTCTGGCCAACATGCCGCTGGTTGGCGCGTTCCTTGGTCTCGCGGAGGCGGCGATTTTGCCATCGTCCAGCCATGCGCCAGTGAGGCGCGTTCCTTGGTCTCGCGGAGGCGGCCTTTGACTATGCGTTGGATCACCAGCGCAAGGCGCGGGGCGCAGCGGACCGCGCCGGCGTTCCGCACGCACTGGCCGAGATGGAGATCTTACTCGCCGCTTCGCAAAGCATTTTGGCCCGTATGGGGGAGCAACTCGACGCCTTCATGACAGAGAGGCATGGCCGCGCCGACATAACCTGGGAGCAAGGGCACGAGTTGATGAAGGACTATCAAACCGCCAAATGGGTGGTGAACCGCAACGCCATTCAGATCGTCAGCCAGGCAATGGACCTGTTCGGCGGCGGAGGTTTCATGGCCGGCAACCGGCTATCTCGCCTCTACCGCGACGTCCGCGCCGGCCCGTTCATGCAGCCGTTCTCTCCTGTTGACGCGCGGGAGTATGTTGGCAAGGTTCTGCTGGACGCTTATCCGGAGCGGTAGGTCAAGCTTTGGTCCACCGTCGTGTCAACGGTATCCAAGGGCGAACGTCGACGATGGCTTTGGTCAGCGCCGCCACAACCGACAGGCAGAGCACCGCTTTCGACACGGTCCCCATCGTCCCCTCGATCAGCATGGCATGCACCACGCTGCCCATGACGATCACGACCGCTAGACTCATGTGAAGCAAGCGCCAAACTGGAGCCCGCAGGCGCAGGCGCCGACGGAATGCGGTGATCAGTGCGGTGGCAAACACCGTCCACATTGCAACCACTCCCCATACTGAGAACGGCGTTGGCGAGCGGAACAGCAGCACGTCGATCACGTCCGGTGGGCTGGTCACCCAAAGGGCACCAACATGGATTACCACCGCAGTGACCAGCCCGCTTCCGACCCACTTGTGCCACCTTCGTCCGGTCCGACTGGGCAGATCCGGCAGGTAGCCGCCCGCGAGCAACGGCTGCAATAGCAGCAACCCCATCGCCACAATGCCCGCAAAGCCCGCCGCGATATAAATGGGGTCTCGCCAAGCAAGCAGCGGGCTTCCCGCTGCTACAGCAATCGGTATGACAATAGCTGCCACAAGGGCCGCCCAGATCAGGGTCGTCCGCGCCACGCTCACAACCGACCCTGCCGAGATTAGACCGCCCTCAGCACGAAATGTGTGCGTAGGCTGGTGTCACCGGAACTCTGCATGACGGGGCGAAGGAAGACGGTCTCGAAATTAAGATCATCGTACTCCGCATCGTAGGCGAGGTGACCGTGCGGCTGGCCGAAGGCCGGTACGATTTGTGGCATGTCCATGCGGAATTCGCCGTTCGCATCGGTCAGCGTTGCGCCATGGCTGCGCGCGTCGCGTTCGTACCCTTCCGTTGTGTGCGCCCAGATCTGGATGCGAATCCCTTCCAGCGGCGCACCGTCGCCCGCCCGCCGAACCGTCCCGGACATTGTGAAGCCGCCGCCACCGATTCGCTCCACAATCGGCGCACCAGGGCGGTAATTGTTGGCCCCACCCCGCATGGTCGGTGTAGGCGCCAGGCCCTTCGCCTGTGCCGGTACAAGCAGGCCCGAGGCGCCTGACGTGAGGATTGCCCCAGTGGCGACAGCGCTCCCGACAAGAAGGGCACGACGGGTCTGCAGGGACGAGGTCATATCGGACTTTCCTTCTGCTGCTTGCGGGCGGAGAGAACTTGATGCGGACGCCAGCGCTCGTAGTAGTTAAGCTAACAAGATAATGTAGGGAGTGAGCGCATAGCATAAAGTGCATCGACGTAGCGTTGTCAGATTAAATTTACGCAGTCTGACTTAATCTAAACCGGGTGCTTTAAAGCGGGGTGGCCTGAACACTTGCAGGGGGTAGGCCACAAACTAAGGATTGAGCGTCCGGGCTACACGGAAACCTATCATCTCGTTTCTTCTGTGTGGTGTTTTAGGTGCGCTCGCCGGCTGTTGTCGCTTCAACCCAGATTGCTTTGACGTTGCCCCGATCATTTCTCGGTGGCGCCTCGGGTTGCCGCGGAGGCTTACCCTGTTAGTGAAGAGTTGGATGTCCGTCGTCAGAGTTTTTCGGACTTCGATTGCGTTTTGGTAACGGAGGCTCTGGTTCGCTTTTTGGGATCAGTTTAGGCTGAGCCTCCCCCACTGAAATGGTCCACCATAATGTTCAGGGAGGCGGAGGATTGAGCTTCTCCCCGTCTGAGGTCCGGGCGTTATGAGAGGTGGTCCTGGTCGTTTGGACAGGTTGGCAGCGTTGCTAAGGTGTATCCCGCTTGCTGATCAGGCTGCCAAAATCCCATTGATAAATTTTTGTTGCTGCTGGGCCTGTGGAGATGTGGGCAAGGCGTCAGTCTTGTCCATCATATCCAGCAGGCCGGTTTCATACGCTTCTGCCGGTGTCCGGCCGTCAAGGGCTGAGTGCGGGCGGGTGGCATTGTAGAAAGTCAGCCACTCGCCGATGACGCGCCTTGCGGCAAAGCCGTCGGCAATCTCGTGCAGGTAGATAGCCTCGTATTTCAGCGACCGCCAGAGGCGCTCGATGAACACGTTGTCGAGCCAGCGGCCGCGCCCGTCCATGCTGATCCGGATCTCGTGCGCCTGCAGAAGGCCGGTGAAATCGGAACTGGTGAACTGGCTGCCCTGGTCGGTATTGAAGATCTCCGGCTTGCCGTAGCGCGTCAGCGCTTCGTCCAGTGCTTCGACGCAAAAGTCGGCGTGCATGGTATTCGACAGCCGCCACGACAGCACCCTGCGGGAGTGCCAATCCATGATCGCCACCAGATACAGGAACCCGCGTTGGACAGGGATGTAGGTGATGTCGCTGCACCAAGCCTGGTTCGGGCGGCCAATGACCAGGTCTTTGAGAAGATACGGATAGATCCGATGCTCCGGATGTGGCTCGCTGGTCTTCGGCGCCTGGTAGATCGCCTGCAGGCCCATCAATCGCATCAGCCGGCGAACCCGATGCCGGCCGACCGGGTGCCCGTCCCGGCGTAATTGGCGCATGATCTGCCGGCTGCCATAGAAGGGACAGGCCAGGTAGATCTCGTCGATCCGCCGCATCAACGCCAGCGTCTCCGCATTGGCAGGCCGCGGGCGGTAGTACAGCGACGACCGACTGATCGCCACCAGACGGCATTGCCGGCTCAGGCTCAACTTGGGATGGTCGGGCTCGATCATGGCCTGGCGAACGTCCCGGCTCATCGCTTGAGCCCTCGTGCCAAAAAATCCCGTTCCACCGTCAATTCGCCGATCTTCGCGTGCAGATCGCGAACAGCCGCCTCATGATCCCGCTCCGTCTTTTCGGCCTTGTCCGAAAACACACCGCTCAGGCCATCGACCGCCTGCTTCTTCCAGGTGCTCACCTGGTTGGGATGCACGCCGTACTTTGCAGCGATGTCCTGGATCGGACGTTCACCCCGCAGCGCTTCCAGCGCAACCTTGGCCTTGAACTCACCCGTAAATCGGCGACGCTTCGCCATACTTGGTTCCTCCGATGCTCGGTGGAACACACCTTAAGCCCTTGTCCAACTTTTCGGGACCAGCTCTCCTGCCCGAAATTATCGATCACTTCCTGGGTCCGAACATCAGCTTCAACGCTCCCGCCGTCCACCCGCGCCACCTGACTCTCAGAGAGGTTCAGGTCCGCCTGCAGGCGCTCTGCGAGCCAGGAGACAGTGGCGATTCGCTCAGAGAAGATAACGAGCCGGTCTCGCAGGGCTTTTCCGGTCCAGCGTAGGTCACGCAGCATCTGGATTAAATCCTGATACTTGGTGAAGGCGGCCGTATCGATCGCGGCCACATGATCTGCGAGCGCCTTGAGCCGCTCCCGATCCTCTTCCGTCCCGCGGGCGGTACCGTTCTCAATCCCGCGGATGCGGCGGGTGAGCGTTTCGAGGCAGGCGGCTGGGCTCGAGAAGATCGCCTTGGCTAGCGTAGTCCGAAATAGGTCGATGGCGCGGCTTCGGGTTGATTGTTCATCGAGGTCTAATTGAAGCTCGGCAATCGACTGATAGGCGATCTCTTCTTCCGTGCTCAGCGGGAAATTTCGGCGGATCAGTTCTCGCTTTGGCACTTGCTGTCCGATATCCGCCGCGACGTTCTTGTCCGACCGAAACCTTCTGACCACCAAATCCTCGATATCCGATCGGTGCAGCCGGGTCGGGTCAGGAACCCGAGTCGGGTCCAGCATTTCGATCAGGCTGGCGAAGCTTTCCTGGGACCCGTCATGTGGTGTGGCGGTCAACAAAAGCAGAGAATCGGTCCGGCGGGACAGGAGTTGGGCAAGTTCGGCACGTTGAGACTTTAACCCAACGGCCGCCTTCCGTGCCGCCGCATTATGCGCCTCGTCAATGATGATCAAATCCCAATAGGAGTGCTTGATTGCATCTCGAATTTGAGCGTCTCGTTTCAGTGTGTCGATTGAAACAATAGAGCGATCGAACTGATCGAACACGTTGTAATGCGCAGGAATCCTGTTCCGCATCCGCCGTATAGCTGCGCTATCGAGACGAGACAGCGGGATCGAGAACCGGGTCCAGAACTCCTTCTGAAACTGAGTGAGCATAGCCCGGGTTGTGACGACAAGGATTCGGTCTGCTCGGCCACGCAGCGCCAGTTCAGAAGTGATCAGTCCCGCCTCGAGGGTTTTCCCGAGGCCGACATCATCGGCAATGAGCAAGCGAACCCGATCCTGCGCCAAAGCGCGCTCTACAGGCAGGTGCTGGAATGTCAGGTCATCTATCGCGGCGCGCCCCAAAGTCAGCGGCTGGCGGGTTGTCGTGGGTGTATTTCTGAATGCCGCCTCCAGATGAAGCTTTGTGTCTATGAGTCCTGATGACGTGTCGGAAACAAGGCGCACCGCGGCAGGATCCAGGATCCGTGTGTCTTTTTCTAAGTCCCAGACGAAACGAGCTTCCTTGTCTCGAACAAGGCCTGAAAGTCCACGGCAATGGATTTCACGATATCCCTGTTTGAGCATTGAGGTGCCCAGCACTTTCCAAGTGACCGAGCGCAATTGGATGACATGGCCTGGCTGAGGTACTGAACTCATGCTGTGGCTCCTGGTAACGCTTCGCGGTTCAGCAGATGATCTGTTGGTCCCCCCTGGCGACGGGACCGGTGTCAAGGCCGAGGCTCTTGAGCGCGGAGTAGAGCAGCGCCTTTCGCACCGAGACCTCGGCTTTTCTACCCTTCATGCTGTAAGTCGAGAGCTATGACTTCCTGCTGCGTCTCCCGCAGCTCGGGGTGCGGTCTGATCGCGCTGGATGCTTGGTGCACTGATATTCCGAACTGACCCATCAGATCGCTGACCTGCTTCCCGAGAATTGGGCCGTCCTGAACTGGAATTTTCCACCAGTTTCCCAGTCAGGAAGGAGGAAGGTTCCATGAAGCGATCGAAGTTCACGGATGCGCAGGGGGCAGGGTCAGGGCCTGCGTACGAATTCGGCACGAATAGCAATTTGCAGTCCCACCAACAGTAGAAACACAGAAATAAAGCTCACCACACCTCGCCGCACCGTCCAAAATCGATTATAGCTCTATGCATCATCAGTTAGGGATGCATCCGGACGCGGCCAAAGTGTCTTGGCGGTTTGAAGCAGCACCTCTCCTCGACTCAAAATATCATGCTCGTCCCATTTACTGTGCTCGCGTTCGCGAAATGGCGCATTGAGCCGAAGATCACTGAGGTTCCCAATCTCCCGCGCCTTGTCCTTAAATGGACCGTTGCTGATTGACGTATTCAGCGGACCAGTCAGAAGTGTCAGATTACCGACCGTGTGTAAAAGACGTTGGCGTCGCTGCTCCGTCGTCTCCTCTCCGTTGAGGGGAAGATCATTTGGCAACGGATAATGCGCCTCCCATTCTTGAGGCAAGAGGTGCTCTACCGTTAGCTGCTCCGGTAAGACAAATGTTTCTGATTTGCTTGTTCGGAGCGCCTCGTTGAGGGCCCGAAGGATCATAGCGCTCCTGTCGGAACGTGATTTCACATAGAGGGGCGTATTAAGCCAGCCATAACGAAAGGCCTGGTCCGACGGCCATAGGACAGTCGGCTCGTTCGATTTAAGCAATTCAGCACGCGCCACTTTGGCCATGTCTTCTGCCCGTTCGCTGGCCCGTTTGAGACGACGAAGCAGGCTTAGAAAGAAGCGGTTGTAGTTCTTTGTGGTCATCTGACATATGAAGCGTCTCACCAAGTAGGACTCAAGATCGGCTATAATTCTATCTCGCGCATCAGGACTAAGTCGCTCAGGGGTCAGTTCCATTAAAAGAAGCAAGATGGGGTGGACCGTACTGGTATCGAGTGATCGCAACCGGCGTGCAAAGACCGACACGCGGTCAATGCCCTGCGGTAGGATTAGTCGAGCGAAATGGTCGCTGTGGCTCTTCAGGCTGGCGAGGTAATCTTCAGTCGTAGCCTGGGAGTTGGCATACCAGTCGCGAAATTCGCGAAAAAGCCGACCAATATTGAGATCGCGTTCGGTACGCACTGTCAAATCATGGAAGACAAACAAGTCGATGCGGGGCCGCGTCAGCCGGCCCTGGCGCTCGATCAAATGCCAAAACCGGTCTTCGCCTCGGGCATCCCGTTCATCAACTCGGCGCTCATCAAAATGCTGCCAATAACTTGTATAGAGACTGTCAATATCCTTGCCCTTACCAGACGCATCCAGAAAGACGGTGTTACGAATGAGATCCGACGGCAGGAGCGGCTGGCCCCGGGCATTCAGGGTCTCGAAAATAACCTGCGGGTCATCGCGCTCTTCCAACTCTATAACCACGACTTGGAGTGTCGTTTTGAGTGCATGAAGGATGGCGTAAAGTCTGTCCGCCCGCGAAGAGACCTGCAGAGCTTCAGCCTCGCCTACGTCTTCACCGCCATCCTCTGCCCCGCTGACGAACCCTGAAATGGAATCATAAAAAAAGCTGTAGGCTTCGGCCAGTTTAGGGAGTGGGATCTTGCCCCCGTCCGGACCTGTGCCGAGCCTAGCCTTAACATTCTGGATGGAACCGGCGGTCATCACGGTCTTGAAGACTGCGCGATCGGCATTTGTTGGCCAAACCTTCAGCCGCTCTTCCGACTCGGAGTCGCGCACCGGATTGAAGGTAAGGCGGCTGGCGTCATCAGCCACTTCATCTCTCACAGCCTCAGCGAAATCGCGGAGCGCCGCTAGAAACACTTGGAGCGTAGTAAGGCGCTGCTGGCCATCGATGACCTCGGAGCGGGCAAGACCGCGGCCGAAAACCTTGGCCACGTTAAAAACCACGGCGCCCAGGAAATGGCTTGTCGTTGCCTGCCTTTGTTCCTTCAAGGCGACCAA is a genomic window containing:
- a CDS encoding acyl-CoA/acyl-ACP dehydrogenase, with product MTYRISHATPEGARVVAIAESLIPALQERADAADRANSICPENYRDMQISGLAAAFVPEKLGGIGLRSMHDWILTIATLAKGDGSAAIAISMHLSATRGLADVYRANLPGSAPHKRSKGILEKVAKGEVLICSTTTERGNDNLHPLTEAFTHDQGWRINGTKHFVTMSPVATHIATNVRMRDDTGDHITNVLFPMTTPGVRQHGNWDALGMRASGSQSVSFDDCIVPADALRKIGPWGRWSIPVLVNRTLANMPLVGAFLGLAEAAILPSSSHAPVRRVPWSRGGGL
- a CDS encoding ferric reductase-like transmembrane domain-containing protein, producing MSVARTTLIWAALVAAIVIPIAVAAGSPLLAWRDPIYIAAGFAGIVAMGLLLLQPLLAGGYLPDLPSRTGRRWHKWVGSGLVTAVVIHVGALWVTSPPDVIDVLLFRSPTPFSVWGVVAMWTVFATALITAFRRRLRLRAPVWRLLHMSLAVVIVMGSVVHAMLIEGTMGTVSKAVLCLSVVAALTKAIVDVRPWIPLTRRWTKA
- a CDS encoding twin-arginine translocation pathway signal, with the protein product MTSSLQTRRALLVGSAVATGAILTSGASGLLVPAQAKGLAPTPTMRGGANNYRPGAPIVERIGGGGFTMSGTVRRAGDGAPLEGIRIQIWAHTTEGYERDARSHGATLTDANGEFRMDMPQIVPAFGQPHGHLAYDAEYDDLNFETVFLRPVMQSSGDTSLRTHFVLRAV
- a CDS encoding DUF262 domain-containing protein, translated to MWEDIERQARNCLVALKEQRQATTSHFLGAVVFNVAKVFGRGLARSEVIDGQQRLTTLQVFLAALRDFAEAVRDEVADDASRLTFNPVRDSESEERLKVWPTNADRAVFKTVMTAGSIQNVKARLGTGPDGGKIPLPKLAEAYSFFYDSISGFVSGAEDGGEDVGEAEALQVSSRADRLYAILHALKTTLQVVVIELEERDDPQVIFETLNARGQPLLPSDLIRNTVFLDASGKGKDIDSLYTSYWQHFDERRVDERDARGEDRFWHLIERQGRLTRPRIDLFVFHDLTVRTERDLNIGRLFREFRDWYANSQATTEDYLASLKSHSDHFARLILPQGIDRVSVFARRLRSLDTSTVHPILLLLMELTPERLSPDARDRIIADLESYLVRRFICQMTTKNYNRFFLSLLRRLKRASERAEDMAKVARAELLKSNEPTVLWPSDQAFRYGWLNTPLYVKSRSDRSAMILRALNEALRTSKSETFVLPEQLTVEHLLPQEWEAHYPLPNDLPLNGEETTEQRRQRLLHTVGNLTLLTGPLNTSISNGPFKDKAREIGNLSDLRLNAPFREREHSKWDEHDILSRGEVLLQTAKTLWPRPDASLTDDA